From one Planktothrix agardhii NIES-204 genomic stretch:
- a CDS encoding TPR domain protein: protein MIKPQQFIKIGLTAVSLSVMLGESVLATSSQLKNPIAAGRITLRDQSQYSHLNPVILAQNSSNSEADRLLNEGLELFQQGTAESLRAALEKLEAARQLYHAAGDKGTEAVTLLGMGTINDLLGEKQKALDYYNQALPLLRAVGDRRMEATTLNNIGLVYDSLGEKQKALDYYNQALPLRRAVGDRGGEATTLNNIGLVYDSLGEKQQALDYYNQALPLRRAVGDRGGEATTLNNIGLVYDSLGEKQKALDYLNQALPLSRAVGDRRVEAATLNSIGLVYDSLGEKQKALDYLNQALPLSRAVGDRRGEATTLNNIGGVYDSLGEKQQALDYLNQALPLLRAVGDRRVEAATLNSIGAVYDSLGEKQQALDYYNQALPLLRAVGDRRVEAATLNNIGNVYNSLGEKQKALDYLNQALPLSRAVGDRRGEATTLNNIGGVYDSLGEKQQALDYYNQALPLLRAVGDRGGEATTLFNFAYLKRNQGNLSEALTDIETARTIVEDLRTKIGSQELRQSFFATVQDGYKFYIDLLMQLHQQNPQKGYDALAFHASERSRARSLVELLTEAGANIRQGVDPKLLEQEQNLLQQLNALEYQRYQLTQGQYTETQIDELKAKSQAFSNQLNQLQTQIRLTSPRYAALKYPQPLNLPEVQQLLDEDTLLLQYSLGEERSFLWLVSKNSINTYILPKQSEIKTAVETYLQSFNTENATLKDGLPLSQILLSPVANQLAKKRLLIVGDGALQLIPFAALPIPNTPQNPLLVENEIITLPSISTVAIQREQLQNRPSAPKTVAVIADPIFESNDQRLNNQIVSENHPPTQNDLARNRATRNSGLLGNTASELDRLKYSRDEAENIAQLVPENARLKALDFEASLATATNPNLAEYQIVHFATHGLFDPVNPELSGIVLSLYDKTGNKQDGFLRLSNIFNLDLPTELVVLSACQTGVGKEMKGEGLVGLTRGFMYAGARRVIVSLWSVNDASTSELMTKFYQKMLQGEENPIHALRQTQLEMWKSEEWQSPYYWGAFTVQGDWR, encoded by the coding sequence ATGATTAAACCACAGCAATTCATCAAAATTGGATTAACAGCAGTTTCCTTATCCGTGATGCTAGGGGAGTCAGTCCTCGCTACCTCATCACAGCTAAAAAATCCTATAGCCGCAGGCAGAATTACACTTCGTGATCAATCACAATATTCTCATTTAAATCCTGTAATTCTTGCTCAAAATAGCAGTAATTCAGAAGCTGATCGATTATTGAATGAGGGCTTGGAACTATTTCAGCAAGGAACAGCAGAATCATTACGAGCCGCTTTAGAAAAGTTAGAAGCCGCCCGCCAACTCTATCACGCCGCCGGGGATAAAGGAACGGAAGCCGTCACACTGCTGGGTATGGGCACAATAAATGACTTATTAGGAGAAAAGCAGAAAGCCCTAGACTACTACAACCAAGCTTTACCCCTATTACGGGCAGTGGGGGATAGAAGGATGGAAGCCACTACTCTCAACAATATTGGCCTTGTGTACGACTCCTTGGGAGAAAAGCAGAAAGCCCTAGACTACTACAACCAAGCTTTACCCCTAAGACGGGCAGTGGGGGATAGAGGGGGGGAAGCCACTACTCTCAACAATATTGGCCTTGTGTACGACTCCCTGGGAGAAAAGCAGCAAGCCCTAGACTACTACAACCAAGCTTTACCCCTAAGACGGGCAGTGGGGGATAGAGGGGGGGAAGCCACTACTCTCAACAATATTGGCCTTGTGTACGACTCCCTGGGAGAAAAGCAGAAAGCCCTAGACTACTTAAACCAAGCTTTACCCCTATCACGGGCAGTGGGGGATAGAAGGGTGGAAGCTGCTACTCTCAACAGTATTGGCCTTGTGTACGACTCCTTGGGAGAAAAGCAGAAAGCCCTAGACTACTTAAACCAAGCTTTACCCCTATCACGGGCAGTGGGGGATAGAAGGGGGGAAGCCACTACTCTCAATAATATTGGCGGTGTGTACGACTCCCTGGGAGAAAAGCAGCAAGCCCTAGACTACTTGAACCAAGCTTTACCCCTATTACGGGCTGTGGGGGATAGAAGGGTGGAAGCTGCTACTCTCAACAGTATTGGCGCTGTGTACGACTCCTTGGGAGAAAAGCAGCAAGCCCTAGACTACTACAACCAAGCTTTACCCCTATTACGGGCAGTGGGGGATAGAAGGGTGGAAGCTGCTACTCTCAACAATATTGGCAATGTGTACAACTCCCTGGGAGAAAAGCAGAAAGCCCTAGACTACTTAAACCAAGCTTTACCCCTATCACGGGCAGTGGGGGATAGAAGGGGGGAAGCCACTACTCTCAATAATATTGGCGGTGTGTACGACTCCCTGGGAGAAAAGCAGCAAGCCCTAGACTACTACAACCAAGCTTTACCCCTATTACGGGCTGTGGGGGATAGAGGGGGGGAAGCCACTACTCTCTTTAATTTTGCTTACCTCAAACGTAATCAAGGCAACCTCAGCGAAGCTCTTACAGACATCGAAACTGCCCGTACTATTGTTGAAGACCTCCGCACTAAAATCGGTTCCCAAGAACTTCGTCAATCCTTCTTTGCCACAGTTCAGGATGGTTACAAATTCTACATTGATTTATTAATGCAACTGCATCAACAAAACCCCCAAAAAGGATATGATGCTTTAGCTTTTCACGCCAGCGAACGTTCTCGCGCCAGAAGTCTGGTAGAACTCCTGACCGAAGCCGGTGCTAATATTCGTCAAGGGGTAGACCCCAAACTCTTAGAACAGGAACAGAACTTACTACAACAACTCAACGCCTTAGAATATCAACGATATCAACTCACCCAAGGTCAATATACCGAAACACAAATCGATGAACTCAAAGCCAAATCTCAAGCCTTCAGTAATCAACTCAATCAACTACAAACCCAAATTCGCCTTACCAGTCCCCGCTATGCTGCACTGAAATATCCTCAACCTTTAAATCTGCCAGAAGTTCAACAACTCCTTGATGAAGATACCTTATTATTACAATATTCCCTGGGGGAAGAACGCAGTTTTCTTTGGTTAGTCAGCAAAAATAGCATCAACACTTATATCCTTCCAAAACAAAGTGAAATCAAAACGGCTGTTGAAACTTACCTCCAGTCTTTCAATACCGAGAATGCTACCCTAAAAGACGGACTTCCTCTGAGTCAAATCCTTCTTTCTCCTGTAGCCAATCAATTAGCCAAAAAACGCCTATTAATTGTAGGAGATGGAGCTTTACAATTGATTCCCTTTGCCGCATTACCTATTCCCAATACTCCCCAAAATCCACTCTTAGTGGAAAACGAAATTATTACTCTTCCTTCTATCTCCACAGTTGCTATTCAACGAGAACAATTACAAAATCGACCTTCTGCACCTAAAACGGTTGCGGTGATTGCTGACCCAATTTTTGAATCAAACGACCAGCGCTTAAATAATCAAATTGTCTCGGAAAATCACCCCCCCACCCAGAATGATTTAGCCAGAAATAGGGCTACCAGAAATTCAGGATTATTAGGGAATACAGCTTCCGAGTTAGATCGGTTAAAATATAGCCGAGATGAAGCGGAAAATATTGCCCAATTAGTCCCGGAGAATGCAAGACTAAAAGCCTTAGATTTTGAGGCTTCTTTAGCAACCGCAACTAACCCGAATTTAGCTGAATATCAAATCGTTCATTTTGCGACTCATGGATTATTTGATCCTGTCAATCCTGAATTATCAGGCATTGTTCTATCTTTATATGATAAAACAGGCAATAAGCAAGATGGATTTTTGCGGTTAAGTAATATTTTTAACTTAGATTTACCGACCGAATTAGTAGTATTGAGTGCTTGCCAAACTGGCGTAGGAAAAGAGATGAAAGGGGAAGGTCTGGTAGGTTTAACTCGTGGTTTTATGTATGCAGGAGCGCGGCGAGTCATTGTGAGTTTGTGGAGTGTTAATGATGCTTCAACTTCTGAATTAATGACGAAGTTTTATCAAAAAATGTTACAAGGAGAAGAAAATCCAATTCATGCTTTGAGACAGACACAATTGGAAATGTGGAAGTCTGAAGAATGGCAATCTCCCTATTATTGGGGAGCGTTTACAGTTCAGGGAGATTGGCGCTAA
- a CDS encoding death-on-curing family protein, translated as MNEPLWIFEEIVRVIHQDQIQQHGGSLGIRDENLLAASLARPRHLFAYGQPDLFDLAIKSTVYQFDQ; from the coding sequence GTGAATGAACCCTTATGGATTTTTGAAGAAATTGTTCGAGTTATCCATCAGGATCAAATTCAGCAGCATGGTGGTAGTTTAGGTATCAGGGACGAAAATCTCCTGGCTGCGAGTTTAGCTAGACCAAGACATTTATTTGCTTACGGTCAACCTGATTTATTTGACCTCGCTATCAAAAGCACTGTTTATCAATTTGACCAGTGA
- a CDS encoding putative transposase IS605 family protein, whose protein sequence is MKVTYQYQFYPDTNQKISLNQWLRICRYWYNRQLGDRFDWWEMNRTAINACPLKTSIAAPREKPNYYHQKQQLPILKKDLVKVFHSGELLDFKQVDSTVLQDVSKRIDKAFERFIVGDGKGTKSGRPRFKTEADYRTMTFSTAGNDWIKLIRKNWVYIRLPKLGIVKVRMHRPIPSGFVVKQVSVTRKADGWFIQLILEDISVPQFTPDQVIPNLLNRDSINPG, encoded by the coding sequence ATGAAAGTAACATATCAGTACCAGTTCTATCCCGACACCAATCAAAAGATCAGCTTAAACCAATGGCTGAGAATTTGCCGTTATTGGTACAATCGCCAGTTGGGAGATCGCTTTGATTGGTGGGAAATGAATCGTACTGCTATCAATGCTTGCCCATTAAAAACTAGCATTGCTGCTCCCAGAGAAAAGCCTAATTACTACCATCAAAAACAACAATTGCCAATTCTTAAAAAAGACTTAGTAAAAGTATTTCACAGTGGCGAGTTGTTGGATTTTAAGCAGGTAGATTCAACTGTACTACAAGATGTCTCTAAGCGAATAGATAAAGCCTTTGAAAGATTCATTGTCGGTGACGGTAAAGGTACAAAATCGGGCAGACCCCGATTCAAAACTGAAGCCGACTACCGAACCATGACTTTTTCAACGGCGGGTAATGATTGGATTAAATTGATTCGTAAGAATTGGGTTTATATTCGATTACCCAAATTAGGAATTGTAAAAGTTCGGATGCACCGCCCAATTCCTAGTGGGTTTGTTGTTAAGCAAGTAAGTGTCACCAGAAAAGCTGACGGTTGGTTCATTCAGTTAATTCTTGAAGACATTTCTGTACCTCAATTCACACCAGATCAAGTTATTCCCAATCTGCTAAATCGGGACTCAATAAATCCTGGCTAG
- the gvpV gene encoding gas vesicle protein GvpV, giving the protein MRPFRSQPPILPKISTMPRQKTEATLYRSLYQLAVEKKRLQEELESLGQRFETVTQRLQQIETQIQGLETDVKQIAPPKPPETKPNQPSTPTPTKAEPGSVSTFTLDY; this is encoded by the coding sequence ATGCGTCCTTTTCGTTCTCAACCCCCTATTTTACCAAAAATTAGTACCATGCCTCGCCAAAAAACCGAAGCAACCCTCTACCGCAGTTTATATCAATTAGCGGTAGAGAAAAAACGCTTACAAGAGGAGTTAGAAAGTTTAGGACAACGTTTTGAAACCGTTACTCAACGTTTACAACAAATTGAAACTCAAATCCAAGGGTTAGAAACTGACGTTAAACAAATTGCCCCACCCAAACCCCCGGAAACCAAACCAAACCAACCATCGACTCCAACTCCTACTAAAGCTGAACCCGGTTCGGTTTCAACTTTTACTTTAGACTATTAA
- the gvpG gene encoding gas vesicle protein G encodes MILRLLLSPITAPFEGVIWIGEQLLERAEAELDDKENLGKRLLALQLAFDMGDIPEEDFEVQEEELLLQIQALEDEANQENDEID; translated from the coding sequence ATGATATTACGATTATTGCTATCTCCGATCACAGCACCCTTTGAGGGTGTAATCTGGATTGGTGAACAACTCCTAGAACGGGCGGAAGCCGAACTTGATGACAAAGAAAACTTAGGAAAGCGGTTATTGGCGCTCCAGTTGGCTTTTGATATGGGGGATATTCCAGAAGAAGATTTTGAAGTTCAAGAAGAGGAATTATTACTACAAATTCAAGCATTAGAAGATGAAGCAAACCAAGAAAATGATGAAATAGATTAA
- the gvpF_1 gene encoding gas vesicle synthesis GvpLGvpF, with amino-acid sequence MGNGLYLYGILPTNRVRPLALHGLDKQPIQTHPVDEFSFLYSETQQERYLASRRNLLGHEDVLEKVMQHGYRSVLPLQFGLIVKDWDHVKAQLIIPYQDRLKELFHKLEGKQEVGVKIFWEETEELNLLMTENQELREKRDSLEGKRLSMDEIIGIGQEIERAMQDRQQGIIDKFQQILNPLAQEIVENDNLTSAMIYNAAYLIPWDIEPQFGDKIEELDHHFNNRLRIRYNNFTAPFNFAQLNP; translated from the coding sequence ATGGGAAATGGTTTATATTTATATGGGATTTTACCGACTAACCGAGTCCGACCTTTAGCCTTGCATGGGTTAGATAAACAACCGATACAAACCCATCCCGTTGATGAGTTTAGCTTTTTATATTCCGAGACTCAACAGGAACGTTATTTAGCCAGTCGGCGCAACCTATTAGGCCATGAAGACGTATTAGAAAAAGTGATGCAACATGGCTATCGAAGCGTTTTACCCTTGCAATTTGGATTAATTGTAAAAGATTGGGATCATGTCAAAGCACAATTAATTATTCCCTATCAAGATCGGTTAAAAGAATTGTTTCATAAATTAGAAGGAAAACAGGAAGTAGGGGTAAAAATATTTTGGGAAGAAACCGAAGAATTAAACCTGTTAATGACAGAAAATCAGGAATTAAGGGAAAAACGCGATAGCTTAGAAGGTAAACGTCTGAGTATGGATGAAATTATCGGTATCGGTCAAGAAATTGAACGGGCGATGCAAGATCGTCAACAGGGAATTATCGATAAATTTCAACAGATATTAAACCCCCTAGCACAAGAAATTGTCGAAAATGATAACTTAACCAGTGCCATGATTTATAACGCTGCCTATTTAATTCCTTGGGATATAGAACCCCAATTTGGGGATAAAATAGAAGAACTGGATCACCATTTTAATAACCGCCTCCGAATTCGCTATAATAACTTTACAGCCCCGTTTAATTTTGCCCAACTCAACCCCTAA
- the gvpK_1 gene encoding gas vesicle protein GvpK → MSSSEPSIETIITPKSSRKDAGLAPLVLTLVELIRQLMEAQVIRRMEGNTLSEEELDRAAQSLQQLEIQVLKLCEIFEIDPTDLNIELSEFGTLLPKSGSYYPGENTQNPSILELLDRLMNTGIVVEGSVDLGLAQLNLIHAKLRLVLTSKPL, encoded by the coding sequence ATGTCATCTTCTGAACCTTCGATAGAAACCATTATTACGCCGAAATCTTCTCGAAAAGATGCGGGTTTAGCGCCATTGGTGTTGACATTGGTGGAACTAATTCGACAGTTAATGGAAGCCCAAGTCATTCGACGGATGGAAGGAAATACACTCAGTGAAGAAGAATTAGATCGGGCGGCACAGAGTTTACAACAATTAGAAATTCAGGTATTAAAACTGTGCGAAATCTTTGAAATAGACCCGACAGACTTGAATATTGAATTATCGGAATTTGGCACATTATTACCCAAATCAGGAAGCTATTATCCAGGGGAAAATACCCAAAATCCTTCGATTTTAGAATTATTAGATCGGTTAATGAATACGGGAATTGTGGTCGAGGGAAGTGTAGATTTAGGGTTAGCACAACTCAACTTAATTCATGCAAAACTAAGATTAGTCCTAACCTCCAAACCTCTCTAA
- a CDS encoding nitroreductase — translation MVLRYHYIHQGLDGSPDYFDLSLIETFIAVSGVSGLEDGCYYYAPKAQELRQIRFKNFRKELYYLCLQQDLGRDAGAVLFHTADLKKAIANYGDRVYRYLHLDAGHLGQRLNLGSVYLRLGVSGIGGFFDDQVNEVLGIPTDEAVLYITTLGRPR, via the coding sequence ATGGTATTACGATACCATTATATTCATCAAGGATTAGATGGTTCTCCAGATTATTTTGATTTGAGTTTAATTGAAACGTTTATTGCGGTTTCTGGAGTCTCTGGTTTAGAGGATGGGTGTTATTATTATGCTCCCAAAGCCCAAGAATTAAGGCAAATTCGCTTTAAGAATTTTCGTAAGGAGTTGTACTATTTGTGTTTACAACAGGATTTAGGACGGGATGCAGGGGCGGTATTATTTCATACGGCGGATTTGAAAAAAGCGATCGCCAATTATGGAGATCGGGTTTACCGCTATTTACATTTAGATGCAGGTCATCTCGGACAACGCTTGAATTTAGGTTCTGTTTATCTGCGTTTAGGAGTTAGTGGAATTGGGGGATTTTTTGATGATCAGGTGAATGAAGTATTGGGTATTCCTACGGATGAAGCCGTGCTTTATATTACAACATTAGGTAGACCCAGATAG
- the gvpF_2 gene encoding gas vesicle synthesis GvpLGvpF, which yields MGNGLYLYGILPTNRVRPLALHGLDKQPIQTHPVDEFSFLYSETQQERYLASRRNLLGHEDVLEKVMQHGYRSVLPLQFGLIVKDWDHVKAQLIIPYQDRLKELFHKLEGKREVGVKIFWEETEELDLLMTENQELREKRDSLEGKRLSMDEIIGIGQEIERAMQDRQQGIIDKFQQILNPLAQEIVENDNLTSAMIYNAAYLIPWDIEPQFGDKIEELDHHFNNRLRIRYNNFTAPFNFAQLRS from the coding sequence ATGGGAAATGGTTTATATTTATATGGGATTTTACCGACTAACCGAGTCCGACCTTTAGCCTTGCATGGGTTAGATAAACAACCGATACAAACCCATCCCGTTGATGAGTTTAGCTTTTTATATTCCGAGACTCAACAGGAACGTTATTTAGCCAGTCGGCGCAACCTATTAGGCCATGAAGACGTATTAGAAAAAGTGATGCAACATGGCTATCGAAGCGTTTTACCCTTGCAATTTGGATTAATTGTAAAAGATTGGGATCATGTCAAAGCACAATTAATTATTCCCTATCAAGATCGGTTAAAAGAATTGTTTCATAAATTAGAAGGAAAACGGGAAGTAGGGGTAAAAATATTTTGGGAAGAAACCGAAGAATTAGACCTGTTAATGACAGAAAATCAGGAATTAAGGGAAAAACGCGATAGCTTAGAAGGTAAACGTCTGAGTATGGATGAAATTATCGGTATCGGTCAAGAAATTGAACGGGCGATGCAAGATCGTCAACAGGGAATTATCGATAAATTTCAACAGATATTAAACCCCCTAGCACAAGAAATTGTCGAAAATGATAACTTAACCAGTGCCATGATTTATAACGCTGCCTATTTAATTCCTTGGGATATAGAACCCCAATTTGGGGATAAAATAGAAGAACTGGATCACCATTTTAATAACCGCCTCCGAATTCGCTATAATAACTTTACAGCCCCGTTTAATTTTGCCCAACTCAGATCTTAA
- a CDS encoding GDP mannose phosphorylase (mannose-1-phosphate guanylyltransferase (GDP)), translating to MIPVILAGGKGERFWPLSRKHRPKQFLSLDGSGISLLQATAERLLPLTESWEGLWVVTSALLESGVQTQLPQLPHPNILAEPEGRDTAAALTWTTLEVAKRYGEEAVIGFFPADHWIAEPEKFRQTLKAAEVLAKTQDVIVTLGVKPTYPSTGYGYIEQGEEIGIFDGFPTYKVARFTEKPNRETAENFLETGRFSWNGGIFVFRVGVVLAELKTYLPELVSALELKGKDAYPELKKISIDYALMEKTQKACVLPVEFGWDDLGDWNGLERLLGGDKPNVELVKHIGLDTKGTILFSSSDEDVVVTLGIEDLVIVRDGNVTLIAKKDRTQDIKQVLKTLGDDPEFQELL from the coding sequence ATGATTCCTGTGATTTTGGCTGGCGGAAAAGGTGAACGGTTTTGGCCCCTAAGTCGGAAACATCGACCCAAACAATTTTTGAGTTTAGATGGTAGTGGGATTAGTTTATTGCAAGCTACCGCCGAACGGTTATTACCTTTAACCGAAAGTTGGGAGGGTTTATGGGTCGTAACTTCTGCTTTATTGGAGTCGGGAGTTCAAACTCAATTACCCCAATTACCCCACCCGAATATTTTAGCAGAACCCGAAGGACGAGACACCGCCGCTGCCCTAACCTGGACAACTTTAGAAGTAGCAAAACGTTACGGGGAAGAAGCAGTAATTGGGTTTTTTCCGGCGGATCATTGGATTGCGGAACCGGAGAAATTTCGCCAAACTTTAAAGGCGGCGGAGGTATTAGCAAAAACCCAAGATGTGATTGTTACTTTGGGGGTAAAACCCACATATCCTTCCACTGGATATGGTTATATTGAACAGGGGGAAGAAATTGGAATCTTTGATGGATTTCCTACCTATAAAGTGGCTCGTTTTACTGAAAAACCTAATCGAGAAACGGCAGAAAATTTCTTAGAAACCGGGAGATTTAGTTGGAATGGTGGGATTTTTGTGTTTCGTGTCGGAGTGGTTTTAGCAGAATTAAAAACATATCTTCCTGAGTTAGTTAGCGCCTTAGAATTGAAAGGAAAAGACGCTTATCCTGAGTTGAAAAAAATTAGTATTGATTACGCCTTAATGGAAAAAACCCAGAAAGCCTGTGTTTTACCCGTTGAATTTGGCTGGGATGATTTAGGGGATTGGAATGGGTTAGAACGATTATTAGGGGGAGATAAACCTAACGTAGAATTGGTTAAACATATTGGTTTAGATACGAAAGGCACAATTTTATTTAGTTCCAGTGATGAAGATGTGGTTGTAACTTTAGGGATTGAGGATTTAGTGATTGTGCGGGATGGAAATGTCACCCTTATTGCTAAAAAAGATCGAACTCAAGATATTAAACAGGTGTTAAAAACCCTAGGAGATGATCCAGAATTTCAGGAACTCTTGTAA